A genomic window from Serratia liquefaciens includes:
- a CDS encoding MFS transporter produces MSANEGMQSIQEMVDSTGTRRGQVLLLIMCALCLMCDGFDIQAMGYAAPAIRDAWSLETAVLGPVFSAGLAGIAIGAFALGWLADRIGRRPSIISATLIFGVFTLCSAFAQNVNQLMAFRFLAGIALGGVMPNCIALVVEYSPLRQRATYITAITCFFAIGGGLGGVTAALLIPLVGWQAIFILGGLLPIILAISMWAYLPESAQWMLRCGKGEAAIRSTLRKVFPEQQAMSVDLSNSHVGMQRAKATVVDLFRDNRAVFTLLLWLVNFMNLIDLYFLANWLPTLIKDAGLSLEIANLATGALQFGGVLGTLALGRLIDKFGAYSVLITGFSIAALSIAAIGFEPQNLLMLFSSIFVTGVFVVGGMPGVNALAAGGYPTFLRSTGLGWGLGIGRGASMLGPLLGAALIARHWMASDLLLLAAVPAVVSALAVWAMWLQKRESHYD; encoded by the coding sequence ATGTCCGCAAACGAAGGAATGCAGAGCATTCAGGAAATGGTAGACAGCACGGGGACGCGTCGCGGCCAAGTGCTTTTGCTGATTATGTGCGCGCTTTGTCTTATGTGCGATGGGTTCGATATCCAGGCCATGGGCTATGCCGCACCGGCCATTCGGGATGCCTGGTCGCTGGAAACAGCAGTGTTGGGGCCGGTGTTCAGCGCCGGATTGGCCGGCATTGCCATCGGTGCCTTTGCTTTGGGTTGGCTTGCCGATCGCATCGGGCGCAGGCCGTCCATCATTTCTGCCACGCTCATTTTTGGCGTATTCACCCTGTGTTCTGCCTTCGCCCAGAATGTTAATCAACTGATGGCGTTCCGTTTCCTTGCGGGTATAGCCTTAGGCGGCGTGATGCCCAACTGCATTGCGTTGGTTGTCGAATACAGCCCTTTACGCCAGCGAGCGACCTATATCACTGCGATAACCTGTTTTTTTGCGATCGGCGGCGGTTTGGGTGGCGTTACCGCGGCTTTGCTGATCCCGCTCGTCGGCTGGCAGGCTATTTTTATTCTCGGGGGGCTTTTGCCGATTATCCTGGCGATTTCTATGTGGGCCTACCTGCCGGAGTCGGCACAATGGATGTTGAGATGCGGAAAGGGAGAAGCGGCAATTCGTTCAACCTTGCGAAAAGTGTTTCCGGAGCAGCAGGCCATGAGTGTCGATCTTTCCAACAGTCATGTTGGCATGCAGCGCGCCAAAGCCACGGTGGTTGATCTCTTTCGAGATAACCGCGCCGTGTTCACCTTGCTGCTTTGGCTGGTGAATTTTATGAATCTTATCGATCTCTATTTTTTGGCAAATTGGCTGCCAACCCTGATCAAGGACGCGGGGCTGTCGCTGGAAATCGCCAATTTGGCCACTGGGGCATTACAGTTTGGCGGGGTTTTAGGCACCCTGGCGCTTGGCCGCCTGATTGACAAATTTGGGGCTTACAGCGTGCTTATCACGGGCTTTTCAATCGCGGCCCTTTCAATAGCCGCGATAGGTTTTGAGCCGCAAAATCTGCTGATGCTGTTCAGCTCGATTTTCGTCACGGGCGTTTTCGTCGTCGGGGGTATGCCGGGGGTAAATGCGCTGGCTGCCGGTGGTTACCCGACATTTTTGCGTTCAACCGGTTTAGGCTGGGGATTGGGTATCGGACGGGGCGCTTCGATGCTCGGGCCTCTGTTGGGCGCTGCGCTGATTGCCCGCCATTGGATGGCATCCGATCTGTTGCTGCTTGCGGCGGTGCCGGCGGTGGTGTCCGCGTTAGCCGTATGGGCGATGTGGCTGCAAAAACGCGAAAGTCATTATGATTGA
- the amiC gene encoding N-acetylmuramoyl-L-alanine amidase AmiC, with protein sequence MPNSNHNLGRRRLLQGVAASWLLSVSRVGIAASSHVIAVRVWPSSTYTRVTLESNVELKYKQFALTNPDRVVVDIEGVQLNSVLKGIVGQVRADDPYLKQARVGQFDQNTVRLVLELKRSVTPHMFTLAPVPEYRNRLVMDLYPSKGGSGEEYDPLLALLEDYNKGDLERTLPAEAPQAGKAGRDRPIVIMLDPGHGGEDPGAIGKFKTREKDIVLQIARRLSTLIKREPNMKVFMTRNEDVFIPLKVRVAKARKQRADLFVSIHADAFTNRAARGSSVFALSTKGATSSAAKFLAQTQNESDQIGGVSKSGDRYLDHTMFDLIQTATINDSLKFGKEVLNRMGKINRLHKNRVDQAGFAVLKAPDIPSILVETAFISNIEEERKLRTTHFQQQVAESILAGIKAYFANGGAVARGQK encoded by the coding sequence ATGCCAAACTCAAATCACAATCTGGGCCGCCGTCGTTTATTGCAGGGGGTTGCCGCTAGCTGGTTGCTGAGTGTGAGTCGCGTAGGCATCGCTGCTTCGTCGCACGTCATCGCCGTACGTGTCTGGCCTTCTTCTACCTATACCCGAGTGACGCTCGAATCTAACGTTGAACTGAAATACAAACAGTTTGCGTTGACCAACCCCGATCGCGTGGTGGTAGATATCGAGGGCGTGCAGCTCAACAGCGTGCTTAAGGGCATTGTCGGCCAGGTACGCGCCGACGATCCTTACCTCAAACAGGCGCGCGTCGGTCAGTTTGATCAAAACACCGTCAGGCTGGTGCTGGAGCTTAAACGCAGCGTCACGCCACACATGTTTACGTTGGCGCCGGTGCCGGAATACCGCAATCGTCTGGTGATGGACCTGTACCCAAGCAAGGGCGGCAGCGGCGAGGAGTATGATCCGCTGCTGGCGTTACTGGAAGATTACAACAAGGGCGATCTTGAGCGGACTTTGCCGGCGGAAGCGCCGCAGGCCGGCAAGGCAGGGCGCGATCGGCCGATTGTCATCATGCTGGATCCCGGCCATGGCGGCGAGGATCCCGGGGCGATTGGCAAATTCAAAACGCGTGAAAAAGATATCGTACTGCAGATTGCCCGTCGGCTGAGCACCTTAATCAAGCGTGAGCCCAACATGAAGGTGTTTATGACGCGCAACGAGGACGTCTTCATTCCGCTTAAGGTGAGGGTAGCTAAGGCACGCAAGCAGCGTGCCGATCTGTTCGTGTCGATCCATGCCGATGCCTTCACCAACCGTGCCGCGCGCGGTTCGTCGGTATTTGCGCTGTCGACCAAGGGCGCTACCAGCTCGGCGGCCAAGTTCCTGGCACAGACCCAAAACGAATCGGACCAAATCGGCGGCGTCAGCAAAAGCGGCGATCGCTATTTGGATCACACCATGTTTGACCTGATACAAACCGCGACCATCAACGACAGCCTGAAATTCGGCAAGGAAGTGCTTAACCGAATGGGCAAAATTAACCGTTTGCATAAGAATCGTGTCGATCAGGCCGGTTTTGCGGTGTTAAAGGCGCCGGATATCCCCTCTATCCTGGTTGAAACGGCGTTTATCAGCAATATAGAGGAAGAGCGCAAACTGCGTACCACCCATTTTCAGCAGCAGGTGGCGGAATCTATTCTGGCGGGAATCAAGGCGTATTTTGCTAACGGCGGGGCAGTAGCGCGCGGGCAAAAATAA
- the argA gene encoding amino-acid N-acetyltransferase: MKERSTELVQGFRHSVPYINAHRGKTFVVMLGGEAIEHENFSNIVNDIGLLHSLGIRLVVVYGARPQIDVNLAQHNYEPIYHKHTRVTDAHTLELVKQAAGLLQLDITARLSMSLNNTPLQGAHINVVSGNFIIAQPLGIDDGVDYCHSGRIRRIDEEAIHRQLDSNAIVLIGPVAVSVTGESFNLTSEEVATQLAIKLKAEKMIGFCSSQGVTNQEGNIISELFPNDAQKRIEELEESGDYHSGTVRFLRGAVKACRSGVRRSHLISYQEDGALVQELFSRDGIGTQIVMESAEQVRRATINDIGGILELIRPLEQQGILVRRSREQLEMEIDKFTIIERDNLTIACAALYPFPEEKIGEMACVAVHPDYRSSSRGEMLLQRVESQARQMGLRKLFVLTTRSIHWFQERGFTPAEVDVLPMQKQALYNYQRRSKILLADL; this comes from the coding sequence GTGAAGGAACGTAGTACAGAGCTGGTCCAAGGATTCCGTCACTCAGTTCCCTATATCAACGCCCACCGTGGCAAGACGTTTGTCGTCATGCTTGGCGGGGAAGCCATAGAACATGAGAACTTTTCCAACATCGTCAACGATATCGGGCTGCTGCATAGCCTGGGCATTCGTTTGGTGGTGGTCTATGGCGCGCGGCCGCAGATCGACGTCAATCTGGCGCAGCATAATTACGAACCGATTTACCACAAGCATACCCGCGTCACCGACGCCCACACGCTAGAGTTGGTGAAGCAGGCGGCTGGCCTGTTGCAACTGGACATTACCGCCCGGTTATCGATGAGCCTCAACAACACACCGCTGCAGGGTGCGCACATCAACGTGGTCAGCGGTAACTTTATCATTGCCCAACCGCTGGGTATCGATGACGGCGTGGACTACTGCCACAGCGGCCGTATCCGCCGTATCGATGAAGAGGCCATTCATCGTCAGCTCGACAGCAACGCCATCGTGCTGATAGGCCCGGTCGCCGTTTCCGTTACCGGCGAAAGCTTTAACCTGACGTCAGAGGAAGTGGCGACGCAGTTGGCGATCAAGCTGAAAGCCGAGAAGATGATCGGCTTCTGCTCGTCGCAGGGGGTCACCAATCAGGAAGGCAATATCATCTCCGAACTGTTTCCCAACGATGCACAAAAACGCATCGAAGAGCTGGAAGAGAGCGGCGATTACCATTCCGGCACCGTGCGCTTCCTGCGCGGCGCGGTAAAGGCCTGCCGCAGCGGCGTACGCCGCAGCCACCTGATCAGCTATCAGGAAGACGGCGCGCTGGTGCAAGAGTTGTTCTCACGCGATGGTATCGGCACCCAGATCGTCATGGAAAGCGCGGAACAGGTGCGCCGGGCCACGATTAACGACATCGGCGGCATCCTCGAACTGATCCGTCCGCTTGAACAGCAAGGCATTTTGGTTCGCCGCTCGCGTGAGCAGTTGGAAATGGAGATCGACAAGTTCACCATTATTGAACGCGATAACCTGACCATCGCCTGCGCGGCGCTGTATCCGTTCCCGGAAGAGAAAATCGGCGAAATGGCCTGCGTAGCGGTACACCCGGATTACCGCAGCTCATCACGCGGTGAAATGTTGCTGCAGCGGGTGGAGAGTCAGGCGCGCCAGATGGGCCTGCGTAAACTGTTCGTGCTGACCACGCGCAGCATCCACTGGTTCCAGGAGCGCGGTTTCACCCCGGCGGAAGTTGACGTACTGCCAATGCAAAAACAGGCGCTGTACAACTACCAACGCCGTTCCAAAATTCTGCTGGCCGATCTGTAA
- the recD gene encoding exodeoxyribonuclease V subunit alpha produces the protein MIALLEQAQGLGVLRPLDLQFARVVAAADQPDILLAAACLSAEAGAGHVCLMLEQLLPENLFDGRQPELAQAVWLAAGQPNLTEWQQRLSASAAIGDGSTAMPMVLQQQRLYLQRMWQNEGEVAEFISGDSLHQPVEEAELRTILDQLFGEASDEPDWQKIAAAVAATRRIAVISGGPGTGKTTTVAKLLAALVQLAEGRRLRIQLAAPTGKAAARLTESLGSAGRQLALTPEQRALFPTEASTLHRLLGAQPNSQRMRYHRGNPLHLDVLVVDEASMVDLPMMARLIAALPAKARVIFLGDRDQLASVEAGAVLGDICRFAEQGYSVARAEQLSRLTGCLLQGQSAEAEAAVRDSLCLLRKSYRFDANSGIGQLAFAVNAGDGKKAAWALGGNFSDVTGYPLAETQDYQALLDACVAGYRDYLRQVATGADAVTILAAFGQFQVLCALREGPFGIAGLNERIETGLQRAGLIQRKPGTAGRWYPGRPVMIGRNDSALGLFNGDIGIALRDESGELRVHFQLPDGSIKSVQPSRLPAHETAYAMTVHKSQGSEFDHTVLVLPNHFLPVLTRELVYTAITRARKQLSLYATEAVLLRAIRTPTQRRSGLAERLQITT, from the coding sequence ATGATAGCTTTACTGGAACAGGCGCAGGGACTCGGCGTGCTGCGCCCGCTGGATTTACAGTTTGCCCGCGTGGTGGCGGCAGCGGACCAGCCGGATATTTTGTTGGCGGCTGCTTGCCTCAGCGCCGAGGCGGGTGCCGGCCATGTTTGCCTGATGCTGGAACAGTTGTTGCCTGAGAATCTTTTTGACGGACGTCAGCCAGAGCTGGCGCAGGCCGTGTGGTTGGCGGCAGGGCAACCCAATCTGACCGAATGGCAGCAGCGGCTGTCTGCCAGCGCGGCGATTGGCGATGGCAGCACGGCGATGCCGATGGTGTTGCAACAGCAGCGTTTATACCTGCAGCGCATGTGGCAGAACGAAGGCGAGGTGGCCGAATTTATCAGCGGTGACAGCCTCCATCAACCGGTTGAAGAAGCCGAGCTCCGCACCATTCTCGATCAATTATTTGGCGAAGCGAGCGACGAACCGGACTGGCAGAAAATTGCCGCCGCAGTGGCCGCCACGCGGCGCATTGCCGTCATTTCCGGCGGACCGGGCACCGGTAAAACCACCACCGTGGCCAAGCTGTTGGCCGCGCTGGTGCAGCTTGCCGAAGGCCGACGTTTGCGCATTCAGTTGGCGGCACCTACCGGTAAAGCGGCGGCCCGCCTGACCGAATCCTTAGGCAGCGCCGGCAGGCAACTGGCGCTAACGCCTGAGCAACGTGCGCTGTTCCCGACGGAAGCCTCCACGCTTCACCGCCTGTTAGGCGCTCAGCCCAACAGCCAGCGTATGCGTTATCACCGTGGCAACCCGCTGCATCTGGATGTGCTGGTGGTCGATGAAGCCTCGATGGTTGACCTGCCGATGATGGCGCGCCTGATTGCCGCTTTGCCTGCTAAGGCGCGGGTGATTTTCCTGGGCGATCGCGATCAGCTGGCTTCGGTTGAGGCTGGCGCGGTGCTGGGCGATATCTGCCGCTTTGCCGAGCAAGGTTATAGCGTGGCACGGGCGGAGCAGCTCTCGCGGCTGACCGGCTGTCTGCTGCAGGGACAAAGTGCCGAGGCCGAAGCGGCCGTGCGCGACAGTTTGTGCCTGCTGCGCAAGAGCTATCGCTTTGATGCCAACTCGGGCATTGGTCAACTGGCTTTTGCGGTAAATGCCGGAGATGGCAAGAAAGCGGCCTGGGCGCTGGGTGGCAACTTCAGCGACGTTACGGGGTATCCGTTGGCGGAAACGCAAGACTATCAGGCGCTATTGGATGCTTGCGTGGCGGGCTATCGTGATTATCTGCGGCAGGTGGCGACGGGTGCCGATGCGGTGACGATACTGGCGGCGTTTGGCCAATTCCAGGTGCTGTGCGCGCTACGAGAGGGGCCATTCGGTATTGCCGGGCTAAATGAGCGGATTGAAACGGGGCTGCAACGCGCCGGTCTGATCCAGCGTAAGCCAGGAACCGCGGGGCGTTGGTATCCGGGGCGTCCGGTGATGATTGGGCGTAATGACAGCGCGCTGGGGTTATTCAACGGTGATATTGGTATTGCTTTGCGAGATGAGAGCGGCGAGCTGCGCGTTCATTTCCAACTGCCGGACGGCAGCATTAAGTCGGTGCAGCCGAGCCGTTTACCGGCGCATGAAACCGCCTATGCGATGACGGTGCATAAATCGCAGGGCTCAGAGTTCGATCATACGGTACTGGTACTTCCCAATCACTTTTTGCCGGTGCTCACCCGCGAACTGGTGTATACCGCGATCACCCGGGCCCGGAAACAGCTTTCGCTGTATGCCACCGAAGCCGTTTTGCTACGGGCGATCCGCACCCCGACCCAACGGCGCAGTGGTTTGGCAGAGCGGTTGCAGATAACGACGTAA
- the recB gene encoding exodeoxyribonuclease V subunit beta codes for MTETAPQRLDPLTLPLFGERLIEASAGTGKTFTIGALYLRLLLGLGQAAAFSRPLTVEEILVVTFTEAATEELRGRIRSNIHGLRIACVRGRSKDPLFTSLMAEIKDLPDAAAQLLAAERQMDEAAIYTIHGFCQRMLTHNAFESGILFEQTLVQDELPLRRQACADFWRRHCYPLPLGVARAVSQEWSGPEALLADLSGYLHGEAPLLRRPPKEDETVLMRHEQIVARIDAIKAQWGATAGDLEALISQSGVDKRSYSSKHLPNWLHKVGEWVALETQDYQLPKELDKFRQSVLLDKTKKGEPPRHPLFVAIDELFDEPLTLRDLIMARALSEIRLSIQQEKRQRAELGFDDLLSRLDTALHSEGGDRLAQAIRQRYPVAMIDEFQDTDPQQYRIFQKLYVGRPECGLLLIGDPKQAIYAFRGADIFTYMRARSEVSAHYTLETNWRSSPAMVGSVNHLFAQVEKPFLFSQIPFIDVAAAAKNRGLAFELQNQPQPAMQFWLQQGEGVGVSEYQQLMARLCATQIRDWLSAGQQQQAWLVDGDKRRAVQASDITVLVRSRNEAALVRDALSALAIPSVYLSNRDSVFDTPEAKDLLWLLQAVLAPEQERTLRSAMATGLMGLDALALDSLNQDERAWDKLVNEFDDYRTLWLRRGVLPMLREVMKQRHLAENLLATQGGERRLTDVMHLGELLQEASAQLDSEHALVRWLAQQIAQPNRQSDNQQLRLESDRHLVQVITIHKSKGLEFDLVWLPFVGNFRQQQQVLYHDRQSFQALLDLNADEESIEWAEEERLAEDLRLLYVALTRSVYHCSIGIAPLIQGTRKKQGDTDLHRSALGYLVQAGQAGDAAYLQQCLQQLVGEGVALSLVDTLDEQPWLPQTSELSELAAKGFSRQVQDFWRVTSYTGLQQHGAGLMQDLLPRLDVDAAGEQAQDSEPALTPHTFPRGATPGTFLHSLFETLDFTQPLDEQWLLEQLQQQGFAEHWQPILLAWMQVLLNTPLNDAGVVLSALAPQQKQAELQFYLPIDRLLQARELDALVKNHDPLSARCPALDFQQVQGMLKGFIDLVFCWQGKYYLLDYKSNWLGEDSSAYTRPAMEQAMAEHRYDLQYQLYTLALHRYLRHRLVDYDYQRHFGGVIYLFLRGVDAQHPGNGIFACRPEQALVEGMDRLFSGEAITAEDEP; via the coding sequence ATGACGGAAACGGCCCCGCAGCGGCTTGACCCGCTAACGTTGCCGCTGTTTGGCGAACGGTTGATAGAAGCCTCGGCGGGGACCGGCAAGACCTTTACCATTGGGGCGCTGTATCTGCGCCTGCTGCTTGGTCTGGGCCAGGCGGCGGCTTTTTCCCGGCCGTTGACGGTAGAGGAGATCCTGGTGGTGACCTTTACCGAGGCCGCCACCGAGGAGTTGCGTGGGCGTATTCGCAGCAATATCCATGGGTTGCGTATTGCCTGCGTCCGTGGCCGCAGCAAGGATCCGTTATTTACCTCGCTGATGGCGGAGATTAAAGATCTGCCCGACGCCGCTGCGCAGCTGTTGGCGGCCGAGCGGCAGATGGACGAAGCGGCGATATACACCATTCACGGTTTTTGTCAGCGTATGCTGACCCACAACGCCTTCGAGTCAGGCATTCTGTTTGAGCAAACGCTGGTGCAGGATGAGTTGCCGCTGCGTCGCCAGGCCTGTGCGGATTTTTGGCGTCGCCATTGTTACCCGTTGCCGCTGGGCGTGGCCCGGGCGGTAAGCCAGGAATGGAGCGGCCCGGAAGCACTGCTGGCCGATCTCTCCGGTTATTTGCATGGCGAAGCGCCGCTGTTGCGACGACCGCCGAAAGAGGACGAAACGGTGCTGATGCGCCATGAGCAAATCGTGGCGCGTATTGACGCCATTAAAGCTCAGTGGGGGGCGACAGCCGGCGATCTGGAAGCGTTAATCAGCCAGTCCGGCGTTGACAAGCGTAGCTACAGCAGCAAGCACCTGCCCAACTGGCTGCATAAGGTCGGCGAATGGGTCGCGCTGGAAACGCAGGATTACCAGCTACCGAAAGAGCTCGACAAGTTCCGCCAGTCGGTGCTGTTGGATAAAACTAAAAAAGGCGAGCCGCCGCGTCATCCGTTGTTTGTGGCAATCGACGAACTCTTTGATGAGCCGCTGACGCTGCGTGATTTGATTATGGCGCGGGCATTGAGCGAGATACGCCTCTCCATTCAGCAAGAAAAACGCCAAAGGGCTGAACTCGGCTTTGACGATCTGTTAAGCCGTCTGGACACGGCACTGCACAGTGAAGGCGGCGATCGCTTAGCGCAGGCGATCCGTCAGCGTTATCCGGTGGCGATGATCGATGAATTCCAGGATACCGATCCGCAGCAATACCGCATCTTCCAAAAGCTTTACGTTGGCCGACCCGAATGCGGCCTGCTGCTGATCGGCGATCCGAAACAGGCGATTTATGCCTTCCGTGGCGCCGATATCTTTACCTATATGCGAGCCCGTTCAGAGGTAAGCGCCCACTATACGCTTGAGACCAACTGGCGCTCGTCACCGGCAATGGTCGGCAGCGTTAACCATCTGTTTGCTCAGGTGGAAAAACCCTTCCTGTTCAGCCAAATTCCCTTTATTGACGTGGCCGCCGCCGCAAAAAACCGGGGCTTGGCTTTTGAACTGCAAAACCAACCGCAACCGGCAATGCAATTCTGGCTGCAACAGGGAGAAGGGGTTGGCGTTAGTGAGTACCAACAATTGATGGCGCGCCTGTGCGCTACGCAAATCCGTGACTGGCTAAGCGCCGGGCAACAGCAGCAGGCTTGGCTGGTGGATGGTGATAAACGCCGGGCGGTGCAGGCTTCAGACATTACCGTGCTGGTGCGTAGCCGTAACGAGGCGGCGTTAGTTCGCGATGCGCTCAGTGCGCTGGCCATTCCTTCGGTTTACTTGTCCAACCGCGACAGCGTGTTTGATACGCCAGAGGCCAAGGATTTGCTGTGGTTGCTGCAGGCCGTGTTGGCACCGGAGCAGGAGCGCACCTTGCGCAGCGCCATGGCGACCGGGCTGATGGGATTGGACGCATTGGCGCTGGACAGTTTGAATCAGGATGAGCGCGCATGGGATAAGCTGGTCAACGAGTTTGACGACTACCGCACCCTCTGGCTGCGCCGGGGAGTATTGCCGATGTTGCGCGAGGTGATGAAGCAGCGCCATCTGGCAGAAAACCTGTTGGCCACGCAGGGTGGCGAGCGTCGATTGACCGACGTGATGCATTTGGGGGAACTGCTGCAGGAAGCCTCAGCACAGCTCGACAGCGAGCATGCGCTGGTCCGTTGGCTGGCGCAGCAGATTGCCCAACCCAATCGTCAGTCTGACAACCAACAGTTACGCCTGGAAAGCGATCGCCATCTGGTGCAGGTGATCACCATCCATAAATCCAAAGGGCTGGAATTTGATCTGGTGTGGCTGCCGTTCGTCGGTAATTTCCGCCAACAGCAGCAGGTGCTGTATCACGATCGCCAGAGCTTCCAGGCTTTGCTTGACCTCAACGCCGATGAAGAAAGTATCGAATGGGCGGAGGAGGAGCGGCTGGCGGAGGATTTACGCCTGTTGTACGTGGCATTGACCCGTTCGGTGTATCACTGCAGCATCGGTATTGCGCCGCTGATCCAAGGCACCCGCAAGAAGCAGGGGGATACCGATTTACACCGCAGTGCGCTGGGTTATCTGGTGCAAGCCGGCCAGGCCGGCGATGCGGCCTATCTGCAGCAATGCCTGCAACAGCTTGTCGGGGAAGGCGTTGCGCTGTCACTGGTCGACACGCTGGATGAACAACCCTGGTTGCCGCAAACGTCGGAATTGAGCGAGCTGGCCGCCAAAGGTTTTTCACGTCAGGTGCAGGATTTTTGGCGAGTGACCAGCTATACCGGCTTGCAACAGCACGGCGCAGGCCTGATGCAGGATTTATTGCCGCGGCTGGATGTTGATGCCGCAGGCGAGCAAGCTCAGGACAGTGAGCCAGCACTCACACCCCACACTTTCCCTCGCGGTGCTACCCCGGGGACTTTCTTGCACAGCCTGTTTGAAACGCTCGATTTTACCCAACCGCTTGACGAGCAGTGGCTGCTGGAGCAACTGCAACAGCAAGGCTTTGCCGAACATTGGCAACCGATACTGCTGGCGTGGATGCAGGTGTTGCTCAACACCCCGCTCAATGATGCCGGTGTCGTGCTGTCGGCTCTGGCGCCGCAGCAAAAGCAGGCCGAACTGCAGTTCTATCTGCCGATCGACAGGCTGTTGCAGGCCCGTGAGCTGGATGCGCTGGTGAAAAACCACGATCCGCTTTCTGCTCGCTGCCCGGCACTGGATTTCCAACAGGTGCAGGGAATGTTGAAAGGGTTTATTGACCTGGTGTTCTGCTGGCAGGGGAAGTACTACCTGCTGGATTACAAATCCAACTGGTTGGGGGAGGACAGCAGTGCCTATACCCGGCCGGCGATGGAGCAGGCGATGGCAGAACACCGTTACGATCTGCAGTATCAGTTATATACCCTGGCGCTGCACCGTTATCTGCGTCATCGGCTGGTGGACTACGACTATCAACGGCACTTCGGCGGGGTGATTTATTTGTTCCTGCGCGGGGTGGATGCGCAGCATCCAGGCAACGGTATCTTCGCCTGTCGGCCAGAGCAAGCGTTAGTCGAAGGCATGGACAGGTTGTTCAGCGGCGAGGCCATTACGGCGGAGGATGAGCCATGA